The Nitrosopumilus cobalaminigenes genome contains a region encoding:
- the hflX gene encoding GTPase HflX yields MNSAILITYDQEDAINEAKGLCDAAGYEVVHIITQNFLQKPKYGISGGVLEQLEEIADKLRPNVIIYDEILKPSQNYNLATVLHREVLDREALILEIFESRASSAESKLQVKLAQLRYEMARAKEKVRLANLGEQPGFMGIGKFEVDVYYNDIKHRMQTIRSKLEKAGKQRELHRQGRKRMGFKTISLAGYTSAGKTTLFNKTTGETRTQSKELFTTLTTTTRRLMIDQEPFLIADTVGFISKLPAYMIDAFKSTLEELIHTDVIVLVIDINDSIAELKKKFSSCMRTLSELGVEQDKVVYALNKSDLLKNEEIQRKVEFLNLSENKKLVSVSAKTGKNITELKGLIKEIIESQSFHKPKTNAWEGVEKTFGN; encoded by the coding sequence ATGAATTCTGCAATTTTAATCACATATGATCAAGAAGATGCCATTAATGAGGCCAAAGGACTATGTGATGCTGCAGGATATGAAGTAGTTCACATAATCACGCAAAATTTTCTGCAGAAGCCAAAATATGGGATTAGTGGAGGAGTACTAGAACAGTTAGAAGAGATTGCGGATAAATTAAGACCAAATGTAATCATTTATGACGAAATTCTAAAACCAAGTCAAAATTACAATCTTGCAACGGTACTACATAGAGAAGTATTAGATAGAGAAGCGTTAATTCTTGAAATTTTTGAAAGTAGAGCATCTAGTGCGGAATCAAAATTACAAGTGAAACTAGCACAGTTGAGATATGAAATGGCAAGAGCTAAAGAGAAAGTTAGACTTGCAAACTTGGGCGAACAACCAGGATTCATGGGAATAGGAAAATTTGAAGTCGATGTGTATTATAACGATATCAAACATAGAATGCAAACAATAAGATCTAAGCTAGAAAAAGCTGGAAAACAAAGAGAGCTTCATAGACAAGGAAGAAAGAGAATGGGATTCAAAACCATATCACTTGCAGGATATACTTCTGCAGGAAAGACTACATTGTTTAACAAGACAACTGGTGAAACAAGAACTCAAAGCAAAGAATTGTTTACCACTCTAACTACAACTACACGTAGACTAATGATAGATCAAGAACCATTTCTAATTGCAGACACAGTTGGTTTTATCAGTAAATTACCAGCCTACATGATTGATGCATTCAAATCAACATTAGAGGAATTAATACATACAGATGTGATTGTTTTAGTAATTGACATTAATGATTCAATTGCTGAATTAAAAAAGAAATTTTCTAGTTGTATGAGAACTTTAAGTGAATTAGGAGTAGAACAAGACAAAGTAGTGTATGCTTTAAACAAATCAGATTTATTAAAAAATGAAGAAATTCAAAGGAAAGTAGAATTTCTTAATTTATCTGAAAATAAAAAATTGGTTTCAGTTTCTGCAAAAACTGGAAAAAATATTACAGAATTAAAAGGATTGATCAAAGAAATTATTGAAAGTCAGAGTTTCCATAAACCAAAAACTAACGCATGGGAAGGAGTTGAAAAAACATTTGGTAATTGA
- a CDS encoding tRNA (cytidine(56)-2'-O)-methyltransferase: protein MVIEVVRIGQRLVRDDRVTTHVALVSRGFGAERIYMTEINPEIKDTIGKINNTWGGNFEIEYIEKWKPVVKKKKEEGFKIVHLSMYGENINNAQEKIRNEENLLIVVGAEKVPREIYELADYNVGVGSQPHSEISALAILLDRIQNGKQFEKEFPNAKRKIIPTKNGKNVQVKETRD from the coding sequence TTGGTAATTGAAGTAGTTAGAATTGGACAACGCCTAGTAAGAGATGACAGGGTAACAACACATGTTGCACTAGTTTCTAGAGGATTTGGTGCAGAGCGAATTTACATGACAGAGATAAATCCTGAGATCAAAGACACCATTGGGAAAATTAACAATACTTGGGGAGGTAATTTTGAGATAGAGTATATTGAAAAATGGAAACCAGTTGTAAAAAAGAAAAAAGAGGAAGGATTCAAAATTGTCCATCTTTCAATGTATGGTGAAAATATCAATAATGCACAAGAAAAAATTAGAAATGAAGAAAATTTGTTAATTGTTGTAGGTGCTGAAAAAGTTCCAAGAGAAATTTATGAATTAGCAGATTATAATGTCGGAGTTGGAAGTCAACCTCATTCAGAAATTAGTGCTTTGGCAATTCTTTTAGATCGTATCCAAAATGGAAAACAATTTGAAAAAGAGTTTCCCAATGCAAAAAGAAAGATCATTCCTACCAAAAATGGGAAAAATGTGCAGGTAAAGGAAACAAGGGATTAA
- a CDS encoding transcription factor: MVDKYEDPFVRIASMIGGDEYLKVARSLLKAEDATDEEIASSTGLRINMVRKVLYDLFGKSLITGIRVKDERKGWFVYRWRTRREEVEHFIENQKKKIDERLQQRLDYENASDFYHCGNEDCPRVTFENALDGMFKCPSCQNVLNLKKNDKSKKAYQKKIDEIKKDMQQTF, encoded by the coding sequence TTGGTAGACAAATACGAAGATCCTTTTGTAAGAATTGCTTCAATGATTGGAGGAGATGAATATCTCAAAGTAGCAAGATCTCTTCTAAAGGCCGAAGATGCTACAGATGAAGAAATAGCAAGTTCTACAGGTCTTAGAATTAACATGGTAAGAAAAGTATTGTATGACCTATTTGGAAAATCACTAATTACTGGAATTAGAGTCAAAGATGAACGAAAAGGATGGTTTGTCTATAGATGGAGAACCAGAAGAGAAGAAGTAGAGCATTTTATTGAAAATCAAAAGAAGAAAATTGATGAAAGGTTACAACAAAGATTAGATTATGAAAATGCTTCAGATTTCTATCACTGTGGAAACGAAGATTGTCCTAGAGTGACATTTGAAAATGCACTTGATGGAATGTTCAAATGTCCATCATGTCAGAATGTATTAAATCTAAAAAAGAATGATAAGTCTAAAAAAGCATATCAAAAGAAAATTGATGAGATCAAAAAAGACATGCAACAAACTTTTTGA
- a CDS encoding NAD-dependent succinate-semialdehyde dehydrogenase yields the protein MSQIATVNPSTGEEIKTFSAMDKNQVFDLVGKAKRAYPEWKKDYEKRRSYIYNLVEYLKKNKTKLATVATSEMGKPLKESIGEIEKCAWALEFYADHGDSFLSDEVLNTDARKSFLTFEPLGVIGSIMPWNFPYWQALRFAAPCLMAGNVIVMKPSRVTMQSGIEIEKAFTESGMPDGIFQTVVGSVESANHLIDSDVNAVTFTGSTNAGAKVGERAAKNLKKCVLELGGSDPFIVLDDAIIEKAAEGAVKGRFINCGQSCVASKRFFVGKNIADEFIELFIKKASQLKVGDPMSIETDVGPLSSKDGLETISGIVEDAKEKDAEILLGGSKIDGKGFFYKPTILRNIKSDMRIAKEETFGPVAPITIVENESEAVKLANESEFGLGASIWTKDLAKADKMSRRIESGIVSVNNVVISDPRIPFGGIKHSGFGRELSRYGMLEFVNLKSVRFYDNLTHHHYVE from the coding sequence TTGAGTCAAATAGCTACAGTAAATCCATCAACAGGAGAAGAAATTAAAACATTCTCAGCAATGGACAAAAATCAAGTATTTGATTTAGTGGGAAAAGCAAAAAGAGCATATCCAGAATGGAAAAAAGATTATGAAAAACGTAGAAGTTACATTTACAATTTAGTAGAATATCTAAAGAAGAATAAAACAAAACTTGCAACCGTAGCTACATCTGAAATGGGAAAACCACTCAAAGAATCAATTGGAGAGATAGAAAAATGTGCATGGGCTTTAGAATTTTATGCAGATCATGGAGATAGTTTTCTTTCTGATGAAGTATTAAACACGGATGCAAGAAAGAGTTTTCTAACTTTTGAACCACTTGGTGTAATAGGCTCCATTATGCCATGGAATTTTCCATATTGGCAAGCATTAAGATTTGCAGCTCCATGTTTAATGGCAGGAAATGTGATTGTGATGAAACCATCTAGAGTCACAATGCAATCAGGTATTGAAATTGAAAAAGCATTTACTGAATCTGGAATGCCTGATGGAATATTTCAAACAGTTGTTGGAAGTGTCGAATCTGCAAATCATCTTATAGATTCAGATGTTAATGCTGTAACTTTTACTGGAAGTACTAATGCCGGAGCAAAAGTAGGTGAAAGAGCTGCAAAGAATTTGAAAAAATGTGTATTAGAATTAGGAGGGAGTGATCCTTTCATTGTATTAGATGATGCAATTATTGAAAAGGCTGCTGAAGGTGCTGTAAAAGGTAGATTCATCAATTGTGGTCAAAGTTGTGTTGCATCAAAAAGATTTTTTGTTGGAAAAAATATTGCAGATGAATTTATTGAATTATTTATTAAAAAAGCATCTCAGCTCAAAGTAGGAGATCCCATGTCAATTGAAACAGATGTTGGGCCATTATCAAGTAAAGACGGTTTGGAAACAATTTCTGGAATAGTTGAAGATGCAAAAGAAAAAGATGCTGAAATTCTTTTGGGAGGATCTAAAATTGATGGAAAAGGATTCTTTTACAAACCAACAATTCTTAGAAATATTAAATCAGATATGAGAATTGCAAAAGAAGAAACTTTTGGTCCAGTAGCTCCAATTACAATTGTTGAGAATGAAAGTGAGGCAGTCAAACTAGCAAATGAGAGTGAATTTGGTCTTGGTGCAAGTATTTGGACAAAAGATCTTGCTAAAGCAGATAAGATGTCAAGACGAATAGAATCAGGGATTGTGAGTGTCAATAATGTTGTAATTTCAGATCCAAGAATTCCATTTGGAGGAATTAAGCATAGTGGATTTGGAAGGGAATTATCAAGATATGGTATGTTAGAATTTGTAAATTTGAAATCAGTTAGATTTTATGATAATTTAACTCATCATCACTACGTAGAATAG
- a CDS encoding hemerythrin domain-containing protein, giving the protein MSTASLRRDHELIEKVIKAMESTIQLLNDNKQIPESILLPVIDFSKNFTDVCHHSKEEKSLFPALEQAGLPTNMGPIAMMLIDHQRSREIGTEMEASAKEYLASGDSTKLVSDMQQYVEHITEHLWKENNKLFMMAEARLQYVSEKVDKELTEIEKSKLDELGKTREHYEQLAENLTKDVSEQGS; this is encoded by the coding sequence TCAAAGCAATGGAGTCTACCATTCAATTATTGAACGATAATAAACAAATTCCTGAATCAATATTATTACCTGTAATTGATTTTTCAAAAAACTTTACAGATGTTTGTCATCATAGTAAAGAAGAAAAATCATTATTCCCTGCTTTAGAACAAGCAGGATTACCTACCAATATGGGACCAATTGCAATGATGTTAATTGATCATCAACGTTCAAGAGAAATTGGCACTGAAATGGAAGCATCAGCAAAAGAATATCTTGCATCAGGTGATTCAACAAAATTGGTTAGTGATATGCAACAATATGTAGAACATATTACTGAACATTTGTGGAAGGAGAATAACAAATTATTCATGATGGCAGAAGCAAGGTTACAATATGTATCTGAAAAAGTTGATAAAGAATTAACTGAAATTGAAAAATCAAAACTTGATGAACTTGGTAAAACAAGAGAACATTATGAACAATTAGCTGAAAATCTTACAAAAGATGTTTCTGAACAAGGAAGTTAA